Below is a window of Alphaproteobacteria bacterium DNA.
AGATCGCACCCGGTGTGCTCGCCGAACTGCTCGGCGAGCTGCCGGCGGGCTTTCGCGATCCGGCCCTGCTGATCGGCACTGAGACCGGCGACGACGCCGCTGTCTACCAGATCAACGAACATCAGGCGGTGGTGGCGACGACCGACTTTTTCATGCCCATCGTCGACGATCCCTATGACTTCGGCCGCATCGCCGCCAGCAACGCGCTCTCCGACGTCTACGCCGTCGGCGCCAAGCCGATCCTGGCGCTGGCGCTGGTCGGCATGCCCATCGACAAGCTGCCGCTGGAGGTCATCCGCGGCATCCTGGCGGGTGGCGCGGCGGCCTGCGCCGAGGCCGGCGTGGCCATCGCCGGCGGCCACTCCATCGACGCGCCCGAGCCCATCTACGGCCTGGCCGCGGTGGGGCTGGGCGATCCCGCCACCATCAAGCGCAACATCGGCGCCCGGCCCGGCGACCTGCTGATCCTGGGCAAGCCCCTGGGCGTCGGTATTCTCAGCGCGGCGCTACAAAAAGGTGCGCTCGAAGCGCTTGGCTATGACGAGATGATCGCCACCACGACGCGGCTCAACAGCATCGGTGCCGATTTCGCCGCCTGGCCCGGCGTCCACGCCATGACCGATGTCACCGGCTTCGGCCTGCTGGGGCACTTGCTGGAGGTCTGCCGGGGTTCCAACCTGGGCGCGGTGATCGAGGCCCAGGACTTGCCGCTGCTGCCGACGGCCCGGGCCTTGGCGGAATCCGGCACCAACACCGGAGCGGCGGGGCGAAATTGGGCGAGCTACGGCCACGAGGTGAGGCTGGCGGACGAACTGCCGGTGTGGCGGAAGAACCTGCTATGCGACCCGCAAACCAGCGGCGGCTTGCTGATCAGCGTCGTCGCCGACCAGGCCCCGGCGGCGCTGGCGCTGTTTCACGATCAGGGCTACCAGGGCGCCGCGGTGGTGGGCCACATCGTCGAGGGAGCGGCCCGGGTGACGGTGGTTTGAAAGCCTTTCTCGTGGCGTCGCCAGCGGTGTAGGCTGGGAGCAGGGCGACTTTTCGACTTCACCAACTGCCGGAAAACAGAAATGGTCCGTCTAGCCGACTTGCCGGAAGGCTCGCGCGAACATCTGGCCAAGCTGCCCTGTCGCAGCTACGACAGCGCGCCCTGGGTGGCGGGGCCGCCGCTGGGCCAGCGCCGCGTCGCCATCATCTCGACGGCCGGCCTGCAGGTACGCGGCGACCGGCCCTTTGGGCTGGGGGCCGACGACTACCGGGTGATCCCGGGCGACACGCCCGGCGCCGATCTGATCATGAGCCACGTCTCGACCAACTTCGACCGTTCGGGCTTTCAACAGGACCTCAACGTCGCCTTCCCCATCGACCGCCTGCGCGAGATGGCGGCCGACGGCGAGATCGGCTCGGTGGCCGATTTCCATTATTCCTTCATGGGCGCCACCGACCCCGACCTCTACGAAGGCCCGGCCCGGCGCCTGGCTGAACTGCTGAAGAAAGACAACGTCGATGCGGCGCTGCTGGTGCCCATATGACCCTTTTGCACGCGCGCCGTGGGCGGGCTGGCACACTATCTCGAGGACGAAGGCGTGGCGACGACGCAGATCAGCCTGATCCGCGAGCACTCGGAAGCCATGAAACCACCGCGGGCGCTGTGGGTGCCATTTGAACTGGGCCGGCCGCTGGGCGCACCGGGCGACGCCGCTTTCCAGCGCCGCGTCCTGGCGGCGACCTTGGCGCTGCTGGAATCCGATTCCGGGCCCCAACTGGTCGATCACCACGAAGAAGCGCCCCCGGCGCACGCCGAGGACAGTGAAGGCTGGGTCTGCCCCATCAACCTGCCGGCGCCCGAGGCCGCCGCCGATGACGATCTCGGCGCCGCCATGCTGGTCGAGCTGAGCCAGATGGCGCCCTGGTACGACCTTGGCCTGCGCCAGAACGAACGCACCACGGTGGGTGCCAGCGGCCTCGAGATCGAGGCGGCGGCGCGCTTCGTAGCCTCGTTTCTGGCCGCCCAGCCCGACCCCAGTCCCAACCCCGAGTTCGGCCCCGCCGACATGCTCAAGCTGGCCACCGAGGACATCAAGGCGTTCTATTTCGAGGCCGCGCTGTCACAGCCGGGCAGCGCCTCCAGCGCCGAGGTGAACGAGTGGTTCTGGGGCCAAACCGCCGCCGCCAAGGTTTATTTCGCCTTGCACCCGGTGCTGGCCGGGAGCCCCGACAAGGCGCTGAAAACCTTCGCCATGGCGCTTCTCATCCCACGTTCGCAAGCCCACCGGATCGCGGGCTGAGGCGATGAGCAAACCCCGCACCTGGGACGACATACCCGGCGAAACCGTAACCCCCGGCCACAGCCGCCAGGCTTTTCGCGGCGACAACCTGATGGTGGTGCGCAACCTCGCCGAGCCCGGCGTCGGTGTCGAGATGCACAGCCATCCCCACGAACAGCTGGTCTATATCGTGCGCGGCCAGCTCGAGATGCACTGCCGTGGCGAGGTCCACATCCTGGGCCCCGGCAGCCTCTACCACATCCCCGGCGGCGAGGCCCACGGCGGCGCCCCGGTGGGCGACGAGCCCTGCGAGATCATCGATATCTTCTCGCCCCAGCGCGAGGATTTCGCTCACTTGGTGACCTACCAGGACGAAGACTGAGCCGGAACACACGTCGTGAAAATCGGATTCATAGGGCTGGGCATCATGGGCGCGCCCATGGCCGGGCATCTTCTCGATGCCGGCCGAGCGCTTTGGCTCTACGACTTGGCGCCGCTGCCGCCCGAGCTGCTCGGGAAGGGCGCTACCGCTTGCGCCAGCAACCGCGAGGTGGCTGAGGCCGGCGACCTCGTCATCGTCATGGTGCCCGATACGCCCGACGTCGAAGCCGTGCTGTTCGGGCCAGACGGCGTCGCCCAAGGCCTCGATCCGGGCAAGACCGTGGTCGACATGAGCACCATCTCGCCCACCGC
It encodes the following:
- a CDS encoding cupin domain-containing protein gives rise to the protein MSKPRTWDDIPGETVTPGHSRQAFRGDNLMVVRNLAEPGVGVEMHSHPHEQLVYIVRGQLEMHCRGEVHILGPGSLYHIPGGEAHGGAPVGDEPCEIIDIFSPQREDFAHLVTYQDED
- the selD gene encoding selenide, water dikinase SelD; protein product: MDDQVVRLTTLSHGGGCGCKIAPGVLAELLGELPAGFRDPALLIGTETGDDAAVYQINEHQAVVATTDFFMPIVDDPYDFGRIAASNALSDVYAVGAKPILALALVGMPIDKLPLEVIRGILAGGAAACAEAGVAIAGGHSIDAPEPIYGLAAVGLGDPATIKRNIGARPGDLLILGKPLGVGILSAALQKGALEALGYDEMIATTTRLNSIGADFAAWPGVHAMTDVTGFGLLGHLLEVCRGSNLGAVIEAQDLPLLPTARALAESGTNTGAAGRNWASYGHEVRLADELPVWRKNLLCDPQTSGGLLISVVADQAPAALALFHDQGYQGAAVVGHIVEGAARVTVV
- a CDS encoding glycine/sarcosine/betaine reductase selenoprotein B family protein — its product is MVRLADLPEGSREHLAKLPCRSYDSAPWVAGPPLGQRRVAIISTAGLQVRGDRPFGLGADDYRVIPGDTPGADLIMSHVSTNFDRSGFQQDLNVAFPIDRLREMAADGEIGSVADFHYSFMGATDPDLYEGPARRLAELLKKDNVDAALLVPI